A genomic window from Serinus canaria isolate serCan28SL12 chromosome 4A, serCan2020, whole genome shotgun sequence includes:
- the MTMR8 gene encoding myotubularin-related protein 8, giving the protein MEHISTPKVENVKLLDRYASRKAASGTLYLTATHLIYVDASAEVRKETWILHHHISSVEKLPLTTAGYPLLIHCKNFHVAHFVIGQERDCHDVFTSLLKLSQPVKHEELYAFSYNPKMSKESREMSWKLIDLKLDYQRMGIPNDSWEITDINKDYEVCSTYPPEIVVPRAATKAVVMGSSRFRSRGRIPVLSYFYKENNAALCRCSQPLAGFSARCLEDEQMLQAIREANPGCPFMYVVDTRPKLNAMANRAAGKGYENEDNYENIRFKFIGIENIHVMRSSLQKLLEVCEMKSPSMSDFLTGLENSGWLRHIKAVMDAGVFLAKAVREERASVLVHCSDGWDRTAQVCSLASLLLDPFYRTFKGFMVLIEKEWIAMGHKFSHRCGHLDGDPKEVSPVFTQFVECVWQLMQQFPCSFEFSERFLLEIHDHVYSCQFGNFLGTCHREREELRIFEKTHSLWPFLLQRKQELRNPLYRGFTAYKELQPNTLPFSFQFWCGMYNRFDKGMHPKQSVLERLLSCLRHSVTLEDSAAQLENKLPILDGPLPSKGCTSPKAGAAAAKAPTPPQDCAEGAAPVLSNGPSLGHQKHKESPAQPQDLRASREDEQAQHQG; this is encoded by the exons aTGGAGCACATCAGCACCCCCAAG gTGGAAAACGTGAAGCTGCTGGATCGCTACGCCAGCAGGAAGGCAGCGAGTGGGACCCTGTACCTGACAGCCACACACCTCATCTATGTGGATGCCTCTGCTGAAGTCAGGAAGGAAACATGG ATCCTGCACCACCACATCTCCAGCGTGGAGAAGCTGCCCCTGACCACGGCTGGGTACCCCCTGCTCATCCACTGCAAGAACTTCCACGTGGCTCACTTTGTGATTGGGCAGGAGAGGGACTGCCACGACGTgttcacctccctgctcaagctCTCCCAGCCAG tgaAACATGAGGAACTTTATGCTTTCTCTTACAACCCTAAAATGTCCAAAGAGAGCCGGGAGATGAGCTGGAAACTGATTGATTTGAAGCTGGATTACCAGCGCATGGGGATCCCCAATGACTCCTGGGAGATAACGGATATTAACAAGGACTATGAG GTTTGCAGCACATACCCTCCTGAGATTGTGGTGCCTCGAGCTGCCACCAAGGCCGTGGTGATGGGAAGTTCAAGGTTCAGGAGCCGAGGGCGGATTCCGGTGCTTTCTTACTTTTACAAGGAAAACAAT gctgccctgtgccgctgcagccagcccctggCCGGGTTCAGCGCGCGCTGCCTGGAGGACGAGCAGATGCTCCAGGCCATCCGAGAGGCCAACCCTGGCTGCCCCTTCATGTATGTTGTAGACACGAGGCCAAAG TTGAATGCCATGGccaacagagctgctgggaagggctaTGAGAATGAAGATAATTATGAAAACATTCGTTTTAAATTCATTGGCATAGAGAACATCCATGTGATGAGGAGCAGCCTGCAGAAACTGCTGGAAG TGTGTGAGATGAAGTCCCCCTCCATGAGCGATTTCCTGACGGGGCTGGAGAACTCGGGCTGGTTACGGCACATCAAGGCTGTCATGGATGCAGGTGTCTTCCTGGCCAAG gctGTGAGGGAGGAGAGGGCCAGCGTGCTGGTGCACTGCTCCGACGGCTGGGACCGCACGGCCCAGGTCTGCTCCCTGGCCAGCCTCCTCCTGGACCCCTTCTACAGGACCTTCAAAGGCTTCATG GTCTTGATAGAAAAGGAATGGATTGCAATGGGCCACAAGTTCTCACACAG GTGTGGCCACCTGGATGGGGACCCCAAGGAGGTGTCCCCTGTGTTCACACAGTTTGTGGAGTGTGTGTGGCAGCTGATGCAGCAGTTCCCCTGCTCCTTCGAGTTCAGCGAGCGCTTCCTGCTGGAGATCCATGACCACGTCTATTCCTGCCAGTTTGGCAACTTCCTGGGCACCTGccacagggagagggaggagctcag AATCTTTGAGAAGACCCATTCCCTGTGGCCTTTCCTCCTACAGAGGAAGCAGGAGTTGAGAAATCCTTTGTACAGAGGATTTACAGCTTACAAAGAGCTTCAACCAAACACTCTACCTTTCAGCTTCCA GTTCTGGTGTGGGATGTACAACCGCTTTGACAAGGGCATGCACCCCAAGCAGAGTGTGCTGGAGcggctgctgagctgcctgagGCACAGCGTCACCCTGGAGGACAGCGCAGCCCAGCTGGAAAAC AAACTCCCTATCCTGGACGGCCCCTTGCCCAGCAAAGGCTGCACCTCAcccaaggcaggagctgctgctgccaaagcccCAACTCCTCCTCAGGActgtgcagagggagcagcccctgtgctaAGCAATGGCCCCTCCCTGGGGCACCAGAAGCACaaggagagcccagcccagccccaggatcTCAGAGCCTCCAGGGAGGATGAGCAGGCTCAGCACCAGGGatga